The following DNA comes from Methermicoccus shengliensis DSM 18856.
GGTGGATGCCGTCCTCAAGAAGGTGAACAGGCCCACGGGCGAGCTGAACGACTTTCAGAAGAAGCACATACCCGTAATCGATGCACCAGAGCGCGTGAGGGCAGATGAGGCGTTCGAGGTGAGTGTCACGGTGGGCGAGTGGGTAAAGCACCCCAACGAGCTTGGACACTTCATAGAGTGGATAGAGCTGTACTGCGGGGATGTGCTCCTCACAAGGGCTGACCTTGGGCCAGTGCTCGCAGACCCCAAGGTGGTGTTCAGGATAAGGCTGGACGAGAGCGGGACGCTTCGGGCAGTGGCAAAGTGCAACCTCCACGGAGTGTGGGAGTCCACGAAGGAGATAGCTGTGGAGTAGCTACTGCTCGTACCTCTCTGGCAGTATTCTGGTGATGGTGGGGTGCTCTCCACACACTGGGCACTCCCTGCTTTTTTCTACCTCCACATACTCGCATCGCATGGTGAGCGCATCGTAGTGCATGAGCACGCCACGCAGGGAACACCCAAGCCCGAGCAGGTGCTTTATGCACTCCGTTGCCTGCACCACGCCAAGAAGCGCTGGCACCACCCCCATGATGCCCACCTCTGAGGAGCTGGGTATCGTCCCCTCGGGCGGCATGTTTGGGAACACGCACCTGTAGCACGGGGCATCTGGGAGCACGGTCAGGGCGAGCCCCTCGAACCTCAGCACGCTCGCATGGAACAGTGGCACGCCCGCCAGCACGCACGCATCGTTCAGTGCGAACTTCGTGGGAAAGTTGTCAGAGCAGTCCAGCACCGCATCGAACCGCTCGACAATGTCCATCTCGAAGGGGGCAAGATGATGTGTGATGGGCTCTATGTGCACATCTGGGTTGAGCTGCCCCACGAACTCGGCTGCCGAGAGTGCCTTGTTCATCCCCACCCTTCCAGCGTGCATCACCTGACGCTGCAGGTTGGTGATGTCCACAACGTCCCCGTCCGCCACCGTGATGTACCCCACGCCAGAGGCGGCGAGGTAGGGAATGGCGGCAGAGCCCAGCCCCCCTGCACCCACCACCAGCACCCTCGAGGAGAGCAGCCTCTCCTGTCCTGCCTCGCCCACCTCCTTAAGAGACAGGTGGCGCGCATACCGCTCTCGCTGGGCATCAGTAAGGCTCACGGCTCCACGGTGGAGCCCATATCACATTAAGCTTTCTGCTGCTCCACCACGCCCACCTCTATGCTCACCCCGCTCTGCTCGCAGTAGTCCTCTATCCGCCTTTTCGCGTGCTCCACCATGCCCCCGTTCGTGAGGATGAGGCATTGCTTCCCACACAGCGCCATGAGGATGCTCCTGTCTATCACGTTGGAGGCGATGTCCACGCGGATGCCCTCGGCAGCCGCAAGCCTCTTGCTCCTCGTGCCCATCGCACCCACCACGATGCCGTCCCTCATCATCCCAGTGAGCACGGAGCGCTCGTAGTGGTCAGTGTTGTATATCCAGATGCGTCCAGTGCCCTGATGGTTGGTGTCCACTGCCACCCCGGGCTCGAGGGCGTCCACGAGCTCGAGCACGCTCTTTGGCATCTTTCCCAAAGACGCAATGCCCCTTCTTGCGAGCTCCTCATATATCTCGAGCACGATTGGTCTTCGCAGCTTTGCCCTCTTTACGAGTGCTCCGTTGCCAAACACATCCTCTGGCGTGCCCTCTCCTATGACCTTTCCCCCCACCATGAGGTAGATGTAGTCGGACCACTGGTATGCGAGTTCCACGTCGTGGGTGGACACGATGATGGTCTTTCCATGGTAGTTGAGCTCGCTCAGCAGCTCGATGATTTCCTCTGCCCCCTCTGGATCGAGATTGGAGGTGGGCTCGTCGAGTATTATCACCTCTGGCTCCATCACAATCACGCCAGCGATTGAGGCACGCTTCTTCTGCCCACCGCTCAGGTGGTGAGGGGGCCTGTCTGCAAGCTCCTTCAGCCCCACGTACTCCAGCGCATAGCCCACATACCTCTTCACCCTCTCTGGCTCAAACCCCAGATTCACGGGCCCAAATGCCACGTCCTGATACACCGTTGGGGCAAACAGCTGGTCGTCGGAGTTCTGAAACACGATTCCAACCCTGCGCCTTATCTCTCGCAGGGACTTGGAGTCGTATCTGAGCGGCTCTCCATGAAACAGCACCTCCCCCTCCGTGGGCCTGAGGGTGCCATTGAGCAGCAAAAACAGCGTTGACTTTCCAGCTCCATTGGGACCCACGAACGCTATCTTCTTGCCCTCCTCTATCTTGATGTTCACATCCCTGATGGCGGGCGTGCCATCTGGATATGTGTACTTCAGCCTCCTCGTCTCTATCACGGGCACCTCACACCACCACCAACCTCACACCACCACCAACCTCACACCACCACCACGTTTTTCGTGATGTACGCAAGCGCAAAGATGAGCACCACATAGGCACACACGGTGAGCACCTGTCCTCCCTTCATGGGGGTTCTGTGCTCGAGCAGCGAGAGCTTTCCGCCATAGCACCTCGAATCCATCGCGATGTACAGCTTTTCTCCCTGCTCCCATGTCCTGATGAACAGGGTGCTGGCGAGCATTGAGAACGACCTAATCGAGCTTTTGAGGCTGCCGTAGCCCAGCCTCATTATCTGGGCGTGCCTCATCCTGATGGCTTCCTCCAGAAAGACGAAGATGTAGCGGTATATCATCATCGAGAGCTCCACCACAGAGGTGGGAACCCTGAGTGCCTTGAGCTCTGAGAACAGCTCCACCATGGGCGTGGTGAGCGCAAGAAAGAACAGGGTGCACATTCCCCCCACAGTCCTCGAGAGCACCACCGCCGCCATGTTCACACCCTCAGTGCTGGCGGAGAGCGTGTGCCCCATCACCTCCAAGGACAGCACCGCATCGCCCTGCCCGAAGAACAGCAGGATGACGAGGGCTCCAGCCGCCCCAAAGCCCAATGGGGCGAGCACCAGCTTCGCATAGAATCGAGGAGGCACCCCTCCCAGCCACACCGTTGCGATGCTCATCGACAGGGCGATGAAGAGGGGTGCGATGGGGGATGTGGACGACACCCCCACCACCAGCACCACCGCCACCAGCACCAGCTTCAGCCGAGTGCTCACGTGGCGCAAGGGGCTGTGCATTGCATAGTCGTCCAGCAGCCTGTGCATACTCACTCAGAGCTCTTCTGTCTTCCCTTGTAGTATCCGAGGAAGTAGCCTATCACGATGGCTCCGAGCGCTGCCTGAAGGGCGAACAGCAGGCTCTCTATCTCCCCGCTGGGTGGCTCCCATACGGGCTCTGCCCATGGCTGGTACGTGCCGCCCGTGATGTGTGCAATCACATCTTCCGCCTGGTCATCGGCGCCAGCCCACTCCCCACCAGTGGTGGAGGACACGATGGCAAACATCGCCACGAACACGGCAATCACGAGTGCGGCAATCAGCTCACCCTTCATGCCACCACCTCTCCCCTGAGAGCTCTCATCTTTGCCTCGTCGATGATGTGGAGCCTGACCAGCACGTCGCCCCTGAGCTGCAGGATGTACTTGAATATCAGCGCGGTGACGACGCCCTCCACGATGGCGAGTGGCACCTGTGTGATGGCGAACACGGCGCCGAACGCATAGAACGATGCGAGCACGCCCCCGACCGCTGCGGGAAACGCCAGCGCCAGCTGCAGCGATGTGACCACGTAGGTCGCCCAGTCAGCGAGCGTGGCGGCGAGGAATATCGCCACATAGAAGTTCATGTTGAGCCTCATGCATCCCTTGTACACAAGGTATGCCACGAATGGCCCGGCTATGCCCATGGAGAACACGTTGGCGCCCAGCGTGGTAATCCCGCCATGTGCCAAAAAAAGCGCCTGATATATCAGCACGATTAGCCCCAGCACCGCCGTGATGGATGGACCAAAGAGCACTGCGCCCATGCCCGTTCCAGTGGGATGGGAGCAGCTTCCGGTGACCGAGGGCATCTTGAGCGATGAGAGCACGAAGATGAACGCCCCAGCCACTGCCAGCAGGGGAAGCGCCTCCCTCCTCTCCCTCACGAGGGCATTCATCCTGTATACGCCGTAGGCAATCACGGGAATCGATAGGACATACCAAAACGCGCACCATTGAGGTGGCAAGAACCCTTCCATTATGTGCACACACACACCTCCAGTTAAAGTTGTCTTTTGATAGAACAAAGGCATTTTATTTAAGTTTTTTGTCTTTACAAAAAGTAAATTTGATTTTTGTGGGCATGGCATCGCATAGCAGGAAATCGTGATATGATATTTTGCAGCACTCTGGATGTGGGGTGATGGCTCCTAAAACGGGTGATGGCTCCTGAAACGGGTGATGGCTCCTAAAACACCTCCCTCTGCCATCCCTCACGTCTTAGCGTGCCCCTCTCAAGGGAGCGCACTGCCTCCACGGTCTGCTCTATGCCCTCGCAGAACGTGGTTGCGCTCTGGGCAATCATGAGGTTGAGCTTCTCTGGCATCATCCAGAAGCAGGCGATGATGGGTTTTTTCAGAGCATACGCATAACCCATCTCGAACACCGTGCCAGCATCGAAGTCGTCCAGCACCGCCACCACTGCCTCGCACTCCCCTATCATGCGAAGGTCGCGCTCGAACACCTGCCTTTGCACAACGAGGGGGGCATGTGGCTCAATGGGCTCGTCGTGCACTGCTGCACTCCACACCTCGTGCCCATCCCGCTCGAGCGCTGCTGCGAGGGCGTGCATGAACTCTCGCTGGTCCACTCCATGGCTAAAGCGCGTGAAGAAGGGTCCGATGAGGGTGAGCCTCATGCCGAGCCCTCCCCGAGCTCCTCCACCACCTCGTCGAACTGCCATATGCCGAGCACGAGGTTGTGCATCACGTGCTCGAGCTTTCTGTGGGGCACCCTTATCTGGCGCATACTGTCGCGCTCCCTGATGGTCACCGTGCCATCCTCAAGGCTCTCGTAGTCCACCGTGATGCAGAATGGCGTTCCCACCTCGTCGAACCTTCTGTAGCGCCTGCCTATGAAGCCCCCCTCGTCATACTCGCACCGCATGCCCACACTCCTGAGCCTTTTTGTGATGGAGCGGGCTACCTCCACGAGTGGGGGCTTGTCCATGAGCGGGAGCACCGCCATGGGGATGGGCGCGAGCTGTGGGGAGAGCCTGAGCACTGTTCGCTTCTCGCCCTCCACCTCCTCCTCGTACAGCGAGTGCTCCAGCAGGGCGTACACTATCCTGTCTATGCCATAGGAGGGCTCTATCACGTGGGGAGTTACGTACTCGCCCCTGACCTCCTCCTCACGCTCGCGTATGCTCACCACGGAGGGTGGAAGCTCGAGCATCTCCCCCTCCACCTCTATCCTGAGCATGCCCTCCTTTTCCGCCTCTTTCACCTGCTCTGGTGTGAGGGAGGAGAGCACCTCTGCGGCAGCGCCAGCCCTTTCCCTGAGCATTGGCCCCAGCTGGCTCATGTCTGGCACCACCTCTACCACCCTTCGCCTCCTCGGTGTCTCATACTCCACGAACACCCGGAGCTGCTTTCCGCTCTCTCTCTCGTGGGCAGAGAGGTCGTAGTTGGTGCGGTCGGCTATGCCCACCACCTCCACCCATCCGAACCGCTCGAGCAGCACCTCTGCATCCCAGCAGTCGGCAGCATAGTGCGCCATCTCGTCGGGAAGGTGCTGTCTGAACCGAATTCTGCTGGCATCGAGCCCTATCCTCGTGAGAAACGTCCAGCACAGCCCGATGTGGTACGCGAGAAGCTCGCTGGCTATCACGCCCCGCTCCACAGCCTCCCCAAGCGTCATGGTCTCCACCTCTCCCCTCTCCTGTGCCTGCTGTGAGTACAGGGGAAGGGAGAGCTCTGCGAACCTCTCAAAGTTGGGATGCGTCTTTTGGTCTGGGAGCACGAACAGCTCGAGCTCTGCCTGCGAGAACTCCCGAAGCCTTATCACGCCCTGCCTTGGGGAT
Coding sequences within:
- a CDS encoding energy-coupling factor ABC transporter ATP-binding protein; this encodes MPVIETRRLKYTYPDGTPAIRDVNIKIEEGKKIAFVGPNGAGKSTLFLLLNGTLRPTEGEVLFHGEPLRYDSKSLREIRRRVGIVFQNSDDQLFAPTVYQDVAFGPVNLGFEPERVKRYVGYALEYVGLKELADRPPHHLSGGQKKRASIAGVIVMEPEVIILDEPTSNLDPEGAEEIIELLSELNYHGKTIIVSTHDVELAYQWSDYIYLMVGGKVIGEGTPEDVFGNGALVKRAKLRRPIVLEIYEELARRGIASLGKMPKSVLELVDALEPGVAVDTNHQGTGRIWIYNTDHYERSVLTGMMRDGIVVGAMGTRSKRLAAAEGIRVDIASNVIDRSILMALCGKQCLILTNGGMVEHAKRRIEDYCEQSGVSIEVGVVEQQKA
- a CDS encoding energy-coupling factor ABC transporter permease — encoded protein: MHIMEGFLPPQWCAFWYVLSIPVIAYGVYRMNALVRERREALPLLAVAGAFIFVLSSLKMPSVTGSCSHPTGTGMGAVLFGPSITAVLGLIVLIYQALFLAHGGITTLGANVFSMGIAGPFVAYLVYKGCMRLNMNFYVAIFLAATLADWATYVVTSLQLALAFPAAVGGVLASFYAFGAVFAITQVPLAIVEGVVTALIFKYILQLRGDVLVRLHIIDEAKMRALRGEVVA
- a CDS encoding nucleoside 2-deoxyribosyltransferase, translating into MRLTLIGPFFTRFSHGVDQREFMHALAAALERDGHEVWSAAVHDEPIEPHAPLVVQRQVFERDLRMIGECEAVVAVLDDFDAGTVFEMGYAYALKKPIIACFWMMPEKLNLMIAQSATTFCEGIEQTVEAVRSLERGTLRREGWQREVF
- a CDS encoding HesA/MoeB/ThiF family protein, translated to MSLTDAQRERYARHLSLKEVGEAGQERLLSSRVLVVGAGGLGSAAIPYLAASGVGYITVADGDVVDITNLQRQVMHAGRVGMNKALSAAEFVGQLNPDVHIEPITHHLAPFEMDIVERFDAVLDCSDNFPTKFALNDACVLAGVPLFHASVLRFEGLALTVLPDAPCYRCVFPNMPPEGTIPSSSEVGIMGVVPALLGVVQATECIKHLLGLGCSLRGVLMHYDALTMRCEYVEVEKSRECPVCGEHPTITRILPERYEQ
- the glyS gene encoding glycine--tRNA ligase, whose translation is MDAYERVMELAKRRGFIWGSLELYGGVAGLYDYGPLGCTLKHNIENMWRRVYCTEEGFYEIETSTIGLEEVFSASGHLSCFTDPMTTCSACGESFRADHLLNGVVERPDALSSDELGRLLVHHAIRCPACGCALSDVEEFNLMFETHIGPGRGRIGYLRPETAQGIFTNFDRLYRFFREKLPFGVVQIGRSFRNEISPRQGVIRLREFSQAELELFVLPDQKTHPNFERFAELSLPLYSQQAQERGEVETMTLGEAVERGVIASELLAYHIGLCWTFLTRIGLDASRIRFRQHLPDEMAHYAADCWDAEVLLERFGWVEVVGIADRTNYDLSAHERESGKQLRVFVEYETPRRRRVVEVVPDMSQLGPMLRERAGAAAEVLSSLTPEQVKEAEKEGMLRIEVEGEMLELPPSVVSIREREEEVRGEYVTPHVIEPSYGIDRIVYALLEHSLYEEEVEGEKRTVLRLSPQLAPIPMAVLPLMDKPPLVEVARSITKRLRSVGMRCEYDEGGFIGRRYRRFDEVGTPFCITVDYESLEDGTVTIRERDSMRQIRVPHRKLEHVMHNLVLGIWQFDEVVEELGEGSA
- a CDS encoding energy-coupling factor ABC transporter substrate-binding protein codes for the protein MKGELIAALVIAVFVAMFAIVSSTTGGEWAGADDQAEDVIAHITGGTYQPWAEPVWEPPSGEIESLLFALQAALGAIVIGYFLGYYKGRQKSSE
- the cbiQ gene encoding cobalt ECF transporter T component CbiQ — its product is MHRLLDDYAMHSPLRHVSTRLKLVLVAVVLVVGVSSTSPIAPLFIALSMSIATVWLGGVPPRFYAKLVLAPLGFGAAGALVILLFFGQGDAVLSLEVMGHTLSASTEGVNMAAVVLSRTVGGMCTLFFLALTTPMVELFSELKALRVPTSVVELSMMIYRYIFVFLEEAIRMRHAQIMRLGYGSLKSSIRSFSMLASTLFIRTWEQGEKLYIAMDSRCYGGKLSLLEHRTPMKGGQVLTVCAYVVLIFALAYITKNVVVV